One window from the genome of Bacteroidota bacterium encodes:
- a CDS encoding (Fe-S)-binding protein: MSESPLQQTLSKAIISDDILAQCMHCGMCLPTCPTYSITRLESSSPRGRIRLIKSVAEGKLEINKTFINEINFCLDCQACETACPAGVKYGSIVEAAREEVSIQNLEPFMVRLIRRAGLNFIVANQSLLKFVAKILYFYQNTGIQDFLHNIGFFKILGGNLGQVDSLSPKMSKRFSSDMMHEIYTPAEPVRYRVLLPLGCLMDVAFADINSDTLEVLLQHGCEVVIPRGQGCCGSLHAHNGEQRKGMELAQKTMELFGRYKYDFLISNSAGCGAYMKEYGHIFSGGENDTVSDDISRKAAEFSSKVKDISEFLHETGFRSENYEFEGTVTYHDACHLAHTQKVTKQPREILKSVKLIKFSELEEASWCCGSAGIYNVARYDDALHFLERKMENIKNNDSEVVVMANPGCMGQIKHGVKKHEQAVEVLHLATFLNRSYKRHKN, encoded by the coding sequence ATGAGCGAATCGCCACTTCAACAAACCCTTTCCAAAGCGATTATCTCCGATGATATTCTTGCTCAGTGCATGCACTGTGGCATGTGTCTTCCTACATGTCCAACTTATTCCATCACCAGACTTGAATCATCATCGCCCCGTGGCAGAATACGCCTTATAAAGAGTGTTGCAGAGGGGAAACTGGAGATAAATAAAACATTCATCAATGAAATCAATTTCTGTCTCGACTGTCAGGCATGTGAAACTGCCTGTCCGGCAGGAGTCAAATACGGGTCAATAGTAGAGGCAGCCCGGGAAGAAGTCTCGATACAGAATCTTGAACCGTTCATGGTCAGGCTCATCAGACGGGCCGGACTTAACTTTATTGTTGCAAATCAAAGCCTGCTAAAGTTCGTTGCAAAAATTCTCTATTTTTACCAGAACACCGGGATTCAGGATTTTCTCCACAATATTGGCTTTTTTAAAATACTGGGCGGTAACCTTGGGCAGGTGGACAGTCTCTCCCCAAAAATGTCAAAGAGATTCAGCAGCGACATGATGCATGAGATATACACACCTGCAGAGCCTGTAAGATACCGGGTGTTGCTTCCGCTTGGCTGCCTGATGGATGTTGCTTTCGCTGACATAAATTCCGATACACTCGAGGTGCTGTTGCAGCATGGTTGCGAAGTGGTCATTCCCAGGGGTCAGGGATGTTGTGGGTCTCTCCATGCACATAACGGTGAACAAAGAAAGGGGATGGAACTGGCTCAAAAGACGATGGAACTCTTTGGACGGTACAAATATGACTTCCTCATCTCCAATTCCGCCGGCTGTGGCGCTTATATGAAAGAGTATGGTCATATTTTTTCCGGAGGAGAAAACGACACAGTTTCAGACGACATTTCCCGGAAAGCTGCGGAATTTTCGTCGAAGGTTAAAGATATCTCCGAGTTTCTTCACGAAACCGGATTCAGATCTGAAAATTATGAATTTGAAGGAACCGTCACCTATCATGATGCCTGTCATCTTGCTCATACTCAGAAAGTTACAAAACAACCCCGCGAGATTTTGAAGTCGGTAAAATTAATAAAATTTTCAGAACTCGAGGAAGCATCCTGGTGTTGTGGAAGTGCGGGCATATACAATGTGGCGAGATATGACGATGCACTCCATTTTCTGGAAAGGAAGATGGAAAATATCAAAAACAACGATTCGGAAGTGGTCGTGATGGCAAATCCGGGTTGTATGGGGCAGATAAAACACGGTGTAAAAAAGCACGAACAAGCCGTGGAAGTGCTTCATTTGGCTACATTTCTAAACAGGTCTTACAAAAGGCACAAAAATTAG
- a CDS encoding FAD-binding protein: protein MKDSTLSKLGEIVTKKNLLLDPVHKEAYSYDGTPILRQLPEAVVFPENAGQIAAIMKLANEEKFAVVPRGSGTGLSGGSVPVENSVVLVMTRWDKIMEIDNENLTAWVEPGVITETLQNKVEKMGLFYPPDPGSMKICTIGGNVAENAGGLRGLKYGVTKNFVLGFEAIMPNGELLVVGGKNVKDVAGYNLKDVMIGSEGTLGIFTKVLLKLIPKPQKSITMTAYFDTLLDSGKAVSDIIAAHVVPAMMEFLDHTTINCVEDYTGIGLPRNSEAILIIELDGKGAEVDEDASLVLAALKKNNSSFVKVASNENEALVLKSARRSAFSSLARVKPTTILEDATVPRSELPVMIEKVRDAAKSFDVVIGNFGHAGDGNLHPTCLTDERDQKGISNAHRAFDYIFNEAIKLGGTITGEHGTGIAKKQFLEAVAGSTGVEFMKKIKGTLDENNVLNPGKILTMSPKCEGAMPVRREDIDSFTHSHNH from the coding sequence ATGAAAGATTCAACTCTCTCCAAACTGGGAGAGATAGTAACCAAAAAAAACCTCCTGCTCGATCCTGTTCACAAAGAAGCCTATTCTTACGACGGCACACCGATTTTAAGACAATTACCCGAAGCAGTGGTTTTTCCGGAAAATGCCGGACAAATCGCTGCAATCATGAAACTCGCCAATGAGGAAAAATTTGCAGTTGTTCCCCGTGGATCCGGTACCGGATTGAGCGGAGGCTCTGTACCTGTGGAAAATTCCGTCGTACTTGTTATGACACGATGGGATAAAATTATGGAAATCGACAATGAAAATCTCACTGCCTGGGTTGAACCAGGGGTAATAACTGAAACCCTGCAGAATAAAGTGGAAAAGATGGGACTCTTTTATCCACCAGACCCCGGGAGCATGAAAATTTGCACAATTGGTGGAAATGTTGCTGAAAATGCCGGCGGTTTGAGGGGTTTGAAGTATGGCGTTACAAAAAACTTCGTACTTGGTTTTGAGGCGATCATGCCAAATGGCGAATTACTTGTCGTTGGCGGGAAAAATGTAAAGGATGTTGCGGGTTACAATCTTAAAGATGTGATGATCGGGAGCGAGGGGACACTCGGAATATTTACCAAGGTGTTGCTTAAGCTTATCCCGAAACCTCAGAAATCGATCACTATGACTGCATATTTTGATACTTTACTGGACAGCGGGAAAGCTGTGTCCGATATCATCGCAGCTCATGTTGTTCCTGCAATGATGGAATTTCTCGATCACACCACGATAAACTGCGTTGAAGATTATACAGGTATCGGTCTCCCAAGAAACAGTGAAGCGATACTTATTATCGAACTCGACGGGAAGGGTGCCGAAGTTGACGAAGATGCATCACTGGTTCTGGCAGCATTAAAAAAGAATAATTCGTCGTTCGTTAAAGTTGCATCAAATGAAAATGAGGCACTGGTGCTTAAATCAGCACGCAGAAGTGCTTTCAGCTCTCTCGCAAGAGTGAAACCGACAACAATTCTTGAGGATGCAACCGTCCCAAGAAGTGAACTGCCCGTTATGATTGAAAAGGTCAGAGATGCAGCAAAGAGTTTTGATGTGGTTATCGGAAATTTTGGACATGCCGGAGATGGCAACCTTCATCCAACCTGTTTGACAGACGAACGGGACCAAAAGGGAATTTCCAATGCTCACAGGGCTTTCGACTACATATTTAATGAAGCTATCAAACTTGGCGGAACGATTACCGGTGAACACGGTACTGGCATTGCCAAAAAGCAATTCCTCGAAGCTGTCGCAGGTTCGACGGGAGTGGAATTTATGAAGAAGATTAAAGGCACGCTGGATGAGAACAATGTACTCAATCCGGGTAAAATTCTTACCATGTCTCCAAAATGTGAAGGGGCAATGCCTGTAAGGCGGGAGGATATCGACTCTTTTACTCACTCCCATAATCACTAA